In Salmo salar chromosome ssa15, Ssal_v3.1, whole genome shotgun sequence, one genomic interval encodes:
- the LOC106572753 gene encoding eukaryotic translation initiation factor 4B isoform X4 yields MCPRLHPGSRQSFSNMATSAAKKKGNKKVKTLSLTNFLADDKGGNAPPSYPPTKPTSSWADETDDLDTEVSTSWHTEEDMYRAPAIDRSILPTAPRSAREPNVDRSRIPRGPPYTAFLGNLPYDVTEDSIKDFFRSVGISAVRLPREPSNPDRLKGFGYAEFDDVESLLSALSLNEENLGNRRIRVDIADQSNDKGRDNHSMGARDRDRGGDFGPDKTDSDWRAPRPSGGESDDAPSRRDDTFGDRSRDRYESDRPRGDNRYGGGQDRYRDRYDDRDRRDDRGGSFDCRGGGGGRRAFGTGYRRDEGGQDSYRQDGYRQDSYRRDDYRGSGDCYGDRGGDRYERREESRCDRGAVERPKLILKPRSLPKEVEQSSAPSAPSDRAASIFGGARPVDTAAKEREVEERLKREQEKLQRQLEDRIPDRKPRERHPSWRSEDQPAGRSRTGSESSQPGSRGQSGRASKRRESERSADSGREEEPSSPVIEPSPPRQDSPPLKVVLAPPPKENAWAKRTTLVGGSSEGKARPPSPPAMAHPTAHQRSIAANRYSMQP; encoded by the exons ATGTGCCCGCGTCTCCATCCAGGATCCAGGCAGTCGTTCTCCAACATGGCGACGTCAG CAGCTAAGAAGAAGGGGAATAAGAAGGTTAAGACCCTATCCCTGACTAACTTCCTGGCAGACGACAAGGGGGGTAATGCACCCCCAAGTTACCCCCCCACCAAGCCCACTAGCAGCTGGGCCGACGAGACCGATGACCTAGACACAGAGG taTCCACCTCCTGGCATACAGAGGAGGATATGTACCGGGCACCAGCCATCGACCGCTCCATCCTGCCCACAGCACCCCGTTCAGCCCGGGAGCCAAACGTTGACCGCTCTCGTATTCCTCGCGGTCCCCCTTACACTGCCTTCCTGGGCAACTTGCCCTACGACGTGACTGAAGACTCCATCAAGGACTTCTTCAGGAGTGTGGGG atcagtgcaGTGCGTCTTCCTAGAGAACCCAGTAATCCAGACAGGCTGAAGGGTTTTGGCTATGCTGAGTTTGATGATGTGGAATCCCTCCTGAGTGCCTTGAGTCTAAACGAAGAG AACTTGGGAAACAGAAGGATCCGTGTGGACATTGCAGATCAGTCTAATGACAAAG ggaGGGATAATCACTCCATGGGGGCTCGGGACAGGGACCGAGGGGGAGACTTTGGCCCAGACAAGACAGACTCTGACTGGAGGGCTCCGCGGCccagtggaggagagagtgaCGACGCGCCGTCTCGAAGAGACGACACCTTTGGAGACC GGTCACGGGACCGCTATGAGTCAGACAGGCCCAGAGGAGATAACCGGTACGGAGGGGGCCAGGACAGGTACAGGGATCGATATGATGACAGGGATCGCAGAGATGACAGAGGAG GTAGTTTTGActgtcgtggtggtggtggtggtcgcaGGGCATTTGGCACTGGTTACAGACGTGATGAGGGAGGACAGGATAGCTACCGGCAAGATGGCTACCGACAGGATAGCTACCGACGAGATGACTACCGGGGTAGTGGGGATTGCTATGGTGACCGTGGTGGTGACCGATACGAGAGACGGGAGGAAAGCCGTTGTGACCGAG GTGCTGTGGAGAGGCCCAAGTTGATCCTGAAACCCCGTAGCCTACCTAAAGAGGTGGAGCAGAGCAGCGCCCCGTCTGCCCCCTCGGACAGGGCTGCCTCCATCTTCGGTGGGGCCAGGCCAGTGGACACGGCTgccaaggagagagaggtggaggagaggctgAAGAGGGAACAGGAAAAACTGCAGCGACAGCTAGAAGACAGAATCCCAGACCGCAAGCCCAGAGAGAG GCACCCCAGCTGGCGCAGTGAGGACCAACCTGCAGGACGCTCTCGGACTGGCAGTGAGTCTTCCCAACCAGGCAGCCGTGGCCAATCTGGCAGAG CCTCCAAGCGCAGGGAGAGCGAGCGCTCGGCGGACAGTGGGCGTGAAGAGGAGCCCTCCTCCCCTGTGATCGAACCCTCCCCTCCCAGACAAGACAGCCCGCCCCTAAAGGTGGTGCTCGCTCCACCTCCCAAGGAGAACGCCTGGGCCAAGAGGACCACGCTTGTTGGGGGCTCCAGTGAGGGCAAGGCCCGGCCACCGTCTCCCCCAGCAATGGCACACCCCACAGCTCACCAG AGGTCGATCGCAGCAAATAGATACAGTATGCAGCCTTGA
- the LOC106572753 gene encoding eukaryotic translation initiation factor 4B isoform X6 has product MCPRLHPGSRQSFSNMATSAKKKGNKKVKTLSLTNFLADDKGGNAPPSYPPTKPTSSWADETDDLDTEVSTSWHTEEDMYRAPAIDRSILPTAPRSAREPNVDRSRIPRGPPYTAFLGNLPYDVTEDSIKDFFRSVGISAVRLPREPSNPDRLKGFGYAEFDDVESLLSALSLNEENLGNRRIRVDIADQSNDKGRDNHSMGARDRDRGGDFGPDKTDSDWRAPRPSGGESDDAPSRRDDTFGDRSRDRYESDRPRGDNRYGGGQDRYRDRYDDRDRRDDRGGSFDCRGGGGGRRAFGTGYRRDEGGQDSYRQDGYRQDSYRRDDYRGSGDCYGDRGGDRYERREESRCDRGAVERPKLILKPRSLPKEVEQSSAPSAPSDRAASIFGGARPVDTAAKEREVEERLKREQEKLQRQLEDRIPDRKPRERHPSWRSEDQPAGRSRTGSESSQPGSRGQSGRASKRRESERSADSGREEEPSSPVIEPSPPRQDSPPLKVVLAPPPKENAWAKRTTLVGGSSEGKARPPSPPAMAHPTAHQRSIAANRYSMQP; this is encoded by the exons ATGTGCCCGCGTCTCCATCCAGGATCCAGGCAGTCGTTCTCCAACATGGCGACGTCAG CTAAGAAGAAGGGGAATAAGAAGGTTAAGACCCTATCCCTGACTAACTTCCTGGCAGACGACAAGGGGGGTAATGCACCCCCAAGTTACCCCCCCACCAAGCCCACTAGCAGCTGGGCCGACGAGACCGATGACCTAGACACAGAGG taTCCACCTCCTGGCATACAGAGGAGGATATGTACCGGGCACCAGCCATCGACCGCTCCATCCTGCCCACAGCACCCCGTTCAGCCCGGGAGCCAAACGTTGACCGCTCTCGTATTCCTCGCGGTCCCCCTTACACTGCCTTCCTGGGCAACTTGCCCTACGACGTGACTGAAGACTCCATCAAGGACTTCTTCAGGAGTGTGGGG atcagtgcaGTGCGTCTTCCTAGAGAACCCAGTAATCCAGACAGGCTGAAGGGTTTTGGCTATGCTGAGTTTGATGATGTGGAATCCCTCCTGAGTGCCTTGAGTCTAAACGAAGAG AACTTGGGAAACAGAAGGATCCGTGTGGACATTGCAGATCAGTCTAATGACAAAG ggaGGGATAATCACTCCATGGGGGCTCGGGACAGGGACCGAGGGGGAGACTTTGGCCCAGACAAGACAGACTCTGACTGGAGGGCTCCGCGGCccagtggaggagagagtgaCGACGCGCCGTCTCGAAGAGACGACACCTTTGGAGACC GGTCACGGGACCGCTATGAGTCAGACAGGCCCAGAGGAGATAACCGGTACGGAGGGGGCCAGGACAGGTACAGGGATCGATATGATGACAGGGATCGCAGAGATGACAGAGGAG GTAGTTTTGActgtcgtggtggtggtggtggtcgcaGGGCATTTGGCACTGGTTACAGACGTGATGAGGGAGGACAGGATAGCTACCGGCAAGATGGCTACCGACAGGATAGCTACCGACGAGATGACTACCGGGGTAGTGGGGATTGCTATGGTGACCGTGGTGGTGACCGATACGAGAGACGGGAGGAAAGCCGTTGTGACCGAG GTGCTGTGGAGAGGCCCAAGTTGATCCTGAAACCCCGTAGCCTACCTAAAGAGGTGGAGCAGAGCAGCGCCCCGTCTGCCCCCTCGGACAGGGCTGCCTCCATCTTCGGTGGGGCCAGGCCAGTGGACACGGCTgccaaggagagagaggtggaggagaggctgAAGAGGGAACAGGAAAAACTGCAGCGACAGCTAGAAGACAGAATCCCAGACCGCAAGCCCAGAGAGAG GCACCCCAGCTGGCGCAGTGAGGACCAACCTGCAGGACGCTCTCGGACTGGCAGTGAGTCTTCCCAACCAGGCAGCCGTGGCCAATCTGGCAGAG CCTCCAAGCGCAGGGAGAGCGAGCGCTCGGCGGACAGTGGGCGTGAAGAGGAGCCCTCCTCCCCTGTGATCGAACCCTCCCCTCCCAGACAAGACAGCCCGCCCCTAAAGGTGGTGCTCGCTCCACCTCCCAAGGAGAACGCCTGGGCCAAGAGGACCACGCTTGTTGGGGGCTCCAGTGAGGGCAAGGCCCGGCCACCGTCTCCCCCAGCAATGGCACACCCCACAGCTCACCAG AGGTCGATCGCAGCAAATAGATACAGTATGCAGCCTTGA
- the LOC106572753 gene encoding eukaryotic translation initiation factor 4B isoform X1 encodes MYSLASTIFFRKGWIHRLKCILFPGVSTLHALCQEALYGGRCREGEGMEPCKHRTLQAAKKKGNKKVKTLSLTNFLADDKGGNAPPSYPPTKPTSSWADETDDLDTEVSTSWHTEEDMYRAPAIDRSILPTAPRSAREPNVDRSRIPRGPPYTAFLGNLPYDVTEDSIKDFFRSVGISAVRLPREPSNPDRLKGFGYAEFDDVESLLSALSLNEENLGNRRIRVDIADQSNDKGRDNHSMGARDRDRGGDFGPDKTDSDWRAPRPSGGESDDAPSRRDDTFGDRSRDRYESDRPRGDNRYGGGQDRYRDRYDDRDRRDDRGGSFDCRGGGGGRRAFGTGYRRDEGGQDSYRQDGYRQDSYRRDDYRGSGDCYGDRGGDRYERREESRCDRGAVERPKLILKPRSLPKEVEQSSAPSAPSDRAASIFGGARPVDTAAKEREVEERLKREQEKLQRQLEDRIPDRKPRERHPSWRSEDQPAGRSRTGSESSQPGSRGQSGRASKRRESERSADSGREEEPSSPVIEPSPPRQDSPPLKVVLAPPPKENAWAKRTTLVGGSSEGKARPPSPPAMAHPTAHQRSIAANRYSMQP; translated from the exons ATGTATTCTTTGGCATCGACAATTTTTTTTAGGAAGGGATGGATTCACCGTTTGAAATGCATACTTTTTCCGGGTGTGTCGACATTACATGCTTTGTGTCAGGAGGCGCTGTATGGCGGACgctgcagggagggagagggcatgGAACCGTGTAAACATCGCACTTTACAGG CAGCTAAGAAGAAGGGGAATAAGAAGGTTAAGACCCTATCCCTGACTAACTTCCTGGCAGACGACAAGGGGGGTAATGCACCCCCAAGTTACCCCCCCACCAAGCCCACTAGCAGCTGGGCCGACGAGACCGATGACCTAGACACAGAGG taTCCACCTCCTGGCATACAGAGGAGGATATGTACCGGGCACCAGCCATCGACCGCTCCATCCTGCCCACAGCACCCCGTTCAGCCCGGGAGCCAAACGTTGACCGCTCTCGTATTCCTCGCGGTCCCCCTTACACTGCCTTCCTGGGCAACTTGCCCTACGACGTGACTGAAGACTCCATCAAGGACTTCTTCAGGAGTGTGGGG atcagtgcaGTGCGTCTTCCTAGAGAACCCAGTAATCCAGACAGGCTGAAGGGTTTTGGCTATGCTGAGTTTGATGATGTGGAATCCCTCCTGAGTGCCTTGAGTCTAAACGAAGAG AACTTGGGAAACAGAAGGATCCGTGTGGACATTGCAGATCAGTCTAATGACAAAG ggaGGGATAATCACTCCATGGGGGCTCGGGACAGGGACCGAGGGGGAGACTTTGGCCCAGACAAGACAGACTCTGACTGGAGGGCTCCGCGGCccagtggaggagagagtgaCGACGCGCCGTCTCGAAGAGACGACACCTTTGGAGACC GGTCACGGGACCGCTATGAGTCAGACAGGCCCAGAGGAGATAACCGGTACGGAGGGGGCCAGGACAGGTACAGGGATCGATATGATGACAGGGATCGCAGAGATGACAGAGGAG GTAGTTTTGActgtcgtggtggtggtggtggtcgcaGGGCATTTGGCACTGGTTACAGACGTGATGAGGGAGGACAGGATAGCTACCGGCAAGATGGCTACCGACAGGATAGCTACCGACGAGATGACTACCGGGGTAGTGGGGATTGCTATGGTGACCGTGGTGGTGACCGATACGAGAGACGGGAGGAAAGCCGTTGTGACCGAG GTGCTGTGGAGAGGCCCAAGTTGATCCTGAAACCCCGTAGCCTACCTAAAGAGGTGGAGCAGAGCAGCGCCCCGTCTGCCCCCTCGGACAGGGCTGCCTCCATCTTCGGTGGGGCCAGGCCAGTGGACACGGCTgccaaggagagagaggtggaggagaggctgAAGAGGGAACAGGAAAAACTGCAGCGACAGCTAGAAGACAGAATCCCAGACCGCAAGCCCAGAGAGAG GCACCCCAGCTGGCGCAGTGAGGACCAACCTGCAGGACGCTCTCGGACTGGCAGTGAGTCTTCCCAACCAGGCAGCCGTGGCCAATCTGGCAGAG CCTCCAAGCGCAGGGAGAGCGAGCGCTCGGCGGACAGTGGGCGTGAAGAGGAGCCCTCCTCCCCTGTGATCGAACCCTCCCCTCCCAGACAAGACAGCCCGCCCCTAAAGGTGGTGCTCGCTCCACCTCCCAAGGAGAACGCCTGGGCCAAGAGGACCACGCTTGTTGGGGGCTCCAGTGAGGGCAAGGCCCGGCCACCGTCTCCCCCAGCAATGGCACACCCCACAGCTCACCAG AGGTCGATCGCAGCAAATAGATACAGTATGCAGCCTTGA
- the LOC106572753 gene encoding eukaryotic translation initiation factor 4B isoform X5 translates to MYSLASTIFFRKGWIHRLKCILFPGVSTLHALCQEALYGGRCREGEGMEPCKHRTLQAAKKKGNKKVKTLSLTNFLADDKGGNAPPSYPPTKPTSSWADETDDLDTEVSTSWHTEEDMYRAPAIDRSILPTAPRSAREPNVDRSRIPRGPPYTAFLGNLPYDVTEDSIKDFFRSVGISAVRLPREPSNPDRLKGFGYAEFDDVESLLSALSLNEENLGNRRIRVDIADQSNDKGRDNHSMGARDRDRGGDFGPDKTDSDWRAPRPSGGESDDAPSRRDDTFGDRSFDCRGGGGGRRAFGTGYRRDEGGQDSYRQDGYRQDSYRRDDYRGSGDCYGDRGGDRYERREESRCDRGAVERPKLILKPRSLPKEVEQSSAPSAPSDRAASIFGGARPVDTAAKEREVEERLKREQEKLQRQLEDRIPDRKPRERHPSWRSEDQPAGRSRTGSESSQPGSRGQSGRASKRRESERSADSGREEEPSSPVIEPSPPRQDSPPLKVVLAPPPKENAWAKRTTLVGGSSEGKARPPSPPAMAHPTAHQRSIAANRYSMQP, encoded by the exons ATGTATTCTTTGGCATCGACAATTTTTTTTAGGAAGGGATGGATTCACCGTTTGAAATGCATACTTTTTCCGGGTGTGTCGACATTACATGCTTTGTGTCAGGAGGCGCTGTATGGCGGACgctgcagggagggagagggcatgGAACCGTGTAAACATCGCACTTTACAGG CAGCTAAGAAGAAGGGGAATAAGAAGGTTAAGACCCTATCCCTGACTAACTTCCTGGCAGACGACAAGGGGGGTAATGCACCCCCAAGTTACCCCCCCACCAAGCCCACTAGCAGCTGGGCCGACGAGACCGATGACCTAGACACAGAGG taTCCACCTCCTGGCATACAGAGGAGGATATGTACCGGGCACCAGCCATCGACCGCTCCATCCTGCCCACAGCACCCCGTTCAGCCCGGGAGCCAAACGTTGACCGCTCTCGTATTCCTCGCGGTCCCCCTTACACTGCCTTCCTGGGCAACTTGCCCTACGACGTGACTGAAGACTCCATCAAGGACTTCTTCAGGAGTGTGGGG atcagtgcaGTGCGTCTTCCTAGAGAACCCAGTAATCCAGACAGGCTGAAGGGTTTTGGCTATGCTGAGTTTGATGATGTGGAATCCCTCCTGAGTGCCTTGAGTCTAAACGAAGAG AACTTGGGAAACAGAAGGATCCGTGTGGACATTGCAGATCAGTCTAATGACAAAG ggaGGGATAATCACTCCATGGGGGCTCGGGACAGGGACCGAGGGGGAGACTTTGGCCCAGACAAGACAGACTCTGACTGGAGGGCTCCGCGGCccagtggaggagagagtgaCGACGCGCCGTCTCGAAGAGACGACACCTTTGGAGACC GTAGTTTTGActgtcgtggtggtggtggtggtcgcaGGGCATTTGGCACTGGTTACAGACGTGATGAGGGAGGACAGGATAGCTACCGGCAAGATGGCTACCGACAGGATAGCTACCGACGAGATGACTACCGGGGTAGTGGGGATTGCTATGGTGACCGTGGTGGTGACCGATACGAGAGACGGGAGGAAAGCCGTTGTGACCGAG GTGCTGTGGAGAGGCCCAAGTTGATCCTGAAACCCCGTAGCCTACCTAAAGAGGTGGAGCAGAGCAGCGCCCCGTCTGCCCCCTCGGACAGGGCTGCCTCCATCTTCGGTGGGGCCAGGCCAGTGGACACGGCTgccaaggagagagaggtggaggagaggctgAAGAGGGAACAGGAAAAACTGCAGCGACAGCTAGAAGACAGAATCCCAGACCGCAAGCCCAGAGAGAG GCACCCCAGCTGGCGCAGTGAGGACCAACCTGCAGGACGCTCTCGGACTGGCAGTGAGTCTTCCCAACCAGGCAGCCGTGGCCAATCTGGCAGAG CCTCCAAGCGCAGGGAGAGCGAGCGCTCGGCGGACAGTGGGCGTGAAGAGGAGCCCTCCTCCCCTGTGATCGAACCCTCCCCTCCCAGACAAGACAGCCCGCCCCTAAAGGTGGTGCTCGCTCCACCTCCCAAGGAGAACGCCTGGGCCAAGAGGACCACGCTTGTTGGGGGCTCCAGTGAGGGCAAGGCCCGGCCACCGTCTCCCCCAGCAATGGCACACCCCACAGCTCACCAG AGGTCGATCGCAGCAAATAGATACAGTATGCAGCCTTGA
- the LOC106572753 gene encoding eukaryotic translation initiation factor 4B isoform X3, with translation MYSLASTIFFRKGWIHRLKCILFPGVSTLHALCQEALYGGRCREGEGMEPCKHRTLQAAKKKGNKKVKTLSLTNFLADDKGGNAPPSYPPTKPTSSWADETDDLDTEVSTSWHTEEDMYRAPAIDRSILPTAPRSAREPNVDRSRIPRGPPYTAFLGNLPYDVTEDSIKDFFRSVGISAVRLPREPSNPDRLKGFGYAEFDDVESLLSALSLNEENLGNRRIRVDIADQSNDKGRDNHSMGARDRDRGGDFGPDKTDSDWRAPRPSGGESDDAPSRRDDTFGDRSRDRYESDRPRGDNRYGGGQDRYRDRYDDRDRRDDRGGSFDCRGGGGGRRAFGTGYRRDEGGQDSYRQDGYRQDSYRRDDYRGSGDCYGDRGGDRYERREESRCDRGAVERPKLILKPRSLPKEVEQSSAPSAPSDRAASIFGGARPVDTAAKEREVEERLKREQEKLQRQLEDRIPDRKPRERHPSWRSEDQPAGRSRTGSESSQPGSRGQSGRASKRRESERSADSGREEEPSSPVIEPSPPRQDSPPLKVVLAPPPKENAWAKRTTLVGGSSEGKARPPSPPAMAHPTAHQLS, from the exons ATGTATTCTTTGGCATCGACAATTTTTTTTAGGAAGGGATGGATTCACCGTTTGAAATGCATACTTTTTCCGGGTGTGTCGACATTACATGCTTTGTGTCAGGAGGCGCTGTATGGCGGACgctgcagggagggagagggcatgGAACCGTGTAAACATCGCACTTTACAGG CAGCTAAGAAGAAGGGGAATAAGAAGGTTAAGACCCTATCCCTGACTAACTTCCTGGCAGACGACAAGGGGGGTAATGCACCCCCAAGTTACCCCCCCACCAAGCCCACTAGCAGCTGGGCCGACGAGACCGATGACCTAGACACAGAGG taTCCACCTCCTGGCATACAGAGGAGGATATGTACCGGGCACCAGCCATCGACCGCTCCATCCTGCCCACAGCACCCCGTTCAGCCCGGGAGCCAAACGTTGACCGCTCTCGTATTCCTCGCGGTCCCCCTTACACTGCCTTCCTGGGCAACTTGCCCTACGACGTGACTGAAGACTCCATCAAGGACTTCTTCAGGAGTGTGGGG atcagtgcaGTGCGTCTTCCTAGAGAACCCAGTAATCCAGACAGGCTGAAGGGTTTTGGCTATGCTGAGTTTGATGATGTGGAATCCCTCCTGAGTGCCTTGAGTCTAAACGAAGAG AACTTGGGAAACAGAAGGATCCGTGTGGACATTGCAGATCAGTCTAATGACAAAG ggaGGGATAATCACTCCATGGGGGCTCGGGACAGGGACCGAGGGGGAGACTTTGGCCCAGACAAGACAGACTCTGACTGGAGGGCTCCGCGGCccagtggaggagagagtgaCGACGCGCCGTCTCGAAGAGACGACACCTTTGGAGACC GGTCACGGGACCGCTATGAGTCAGACAGGCCCAGAGGAGATAACCGGTACGGAGGGGGCCAGGACAGGTACAGGGATCGATATGATGACAGGGATCGCAGAGATGACAGAGGAG GTAGTTTTGActgtcgtggtggtggtggtggtcgcaGGGCATTTGGCACTGGTTACAGACGTGATGAGGGAGGACAGGATAGCTACCGGCAAGATGGCTACCGACAGGATAGCTACCGACGAGATGACTACCGGGGTAGTGGGGATTGCTATGGTGACCGTGGTGGTGACCGATACGAGAGACGGGAGGAAAGCCGTTGTGACCGAG GTGCTGTGGAGAGGCCCAAGTTGATCCTGAAACCCCGTAGCCTACCTAAAGAGGTGGAGCAGAGCAGCGCCCCGTCTGCCCCCTCGGACAGGGCTGCCTCCATCTTCGGTGGGGCCAGGCCAGTGGACACGGCTgccaaggagagagaggtggaggagaggctgAAGAGGGAACAGGAAAAACTGCAGCGACAGCTAGAAGACAGAATCCCAGACCGCAAGCCCAGAGAGAG GCACCCCAGCTGGCGCAGTGAGGACCAACCTGCAGGACGCTCTCGGACTGGCAGTGAGTCTTCCCAACCAGGCAGCCGTGGCCAATCTGGCAGAG CCTCCAAGCGCAGGGAGAGCGAGCGCTCGGCGGACAGTGGGCGTGAAGAGGAGCCCTCCTCCCCTGTGATCGAACCCTCCCCTCCCAGACAAGACAGCCCGCCCCTAAAGGTGGTGCTCGCTCCACCTCCCAAGGAGAACGCCTGGGCCAAGAGGACCACGCTTGTTGGGGGCTCCAGTGAGGGCAAGGCCCGGCCACCGTCTCCCCCAGCAATGGCACACCCCACAGCTCACCAG CTTAGCTGA
- the LOC106572753 gene encoding eukaryotic translation initiation factor 4B isoform X2 yields the protein MYSLASTIFFRKGWIHRLKCILFPGVSTLHALCQEALYGGRCREGEGMEPCKHRTLQAKKKGNKKVKTLSLTNFLADDKGGNAPPSYPPTKPTSSWADETDDLDTEVSTSWHTEEDMYRAPAIDRSILPTAPRSAREPNVDRSRIPRGPPYTAFLGNLPYDVTEDSIKDFFRSVGISAVRLPREPSNPDRLKGFGYAEFDDVESLLSALSLNEENLGNRRIRVDIADQSNDKGRDNHSMGARDRDRGGDFGPDKTDSDWRAPRPSGGESDDAPSRRDDTFGDRSRDRYESDRPRGDNRYGGGQDRYRDRYDDRDRRDDRGGSFDCRGGGGGRRAFGTGYRRDEGGQDSYRQDGYRQDSYRRDDYRGSGDCYGDRGGDRYERREESRCDRGAVERPKLILKPRSLPKEVEQSSAPSAPSDRAASIFGGARPVDTAAKEREVEERLKREQEKLQRQLEDRIPDRKPRERHPSWRSEDQPAGRSRTGSESSQPGSRGQSGRASKRRESERSADSGREEEPSSPVIEPSPPRQDSPPLKVVLAPPPKENAWAKRTTLVGGSSEGKARPPSPPAMAHPTAHQRSIAANRYSMQP from the exons ATGTATTCTTTGGCATCGACAATTTTTTTTAGGAAGGGATGGATTCACCGTTTGAAATGCATACTTTTTCCGGGTGTGTCGACATTACATGCTTTGTGTCAGGAGGCGCTGTATGGCGGACgctgcagggagggagagggcatgGAACCGTGTAAACATCGCACTTTACAGG CTAAGAAGAAGGGGAATAAGAAGGTTAAGACCCTATCCCTGACTAACTTCCTGGCAGACGACAAGGGGGGTAATGCACCCCCAAGTTACCCCCCCACCAAGCCCACTAGCAGCTGGGCCGACGAGACCGATGACCTAGACACAGAGG taTCCACCTCCTGGCATACAGAGGAGGATATGTACCGGGCACCAGCCATCGACCGCTCCATCCTGCCCACAGCACCCCGTTCAGCCCGGGAGCCAAACGTTGACCGCTCTCGTATTCCTCGCGGTCCCCCTTACACTGCCTTCCTGGGCAACTTGCCCTACGACGTGACTGAAGACTCCATCAAGGACTTCTTCAGGAGTGTGGGG atcagtgcaGTGCGTCTTCCTAGAGAACCCAGTAATCCAGACAGGCTGAAGGGTTTTGGCTATGCTGAGTTTGATGATGTGGAATCCCTCCTGAGTGCCTTGAGTCTAAACGAAGAG AACTTGGGAAACAGAAGGATCCGTGTGGACATTGCAGATCAGTCTAATGACAAAG ggaGGGATAATCACTCCATGGGGGCTCGGGACAGGGACCGAGGGGGAGACTTTGGCCCAGACAAGACAGACTCTGACTGGAGGGCTCCGCGGCccagtggaggagagagtgaCGACGCGCCGTCTCGAAGAGACGACACCTTTGGAGACC GGTCACGGGACCGCTATGAGTCAGACAGGCCCAGAGGAGATAACCGGTACGGAGGGGGCCAGGACAGGTACAGGGATCGATATGATGACAGGGATCGCAGAGATGACAGAGGAG GTAGTTTTGActgtcgtggtggtggtggtggtcgcaGGGCATTTGGCACTGGTTACAGACGTGATGAGGGAGGACAGGATAGCTACCGGCAAGATGGCTACCGACAGGATAGCTACCGACGAGATGACTACCGGGGTAGTGGGGATTGCTATGGTGACCGTGGTGGTGACCGATACGAGAGACGGGAGGAAAGCCGTTGTGACCGAG GTGCTGTGGAGAGGCCCAAGTTGATCCTGAAACCCCGTAGCCTACCTAAAGAGGTGGAGCAGAGCAGCGCCCCGTCTGCCCCCTCGGACAGGGCTGCCTCCATCTTCGGTGGGGCCAGGCCAGTGGACACGGCTgccaaggagagagaggtggaggagaggctgAAGAGGGAACAGGAAAAACTGCAGCGACAGCTAGAAGACAGAATCCCAGACCGCAAGCCCAGAGAGAG GCACCCCAGCTGGCGCAGTGAGGACCAACCTGCAGGACGCTCTCGGACTGGCAGTGAGTCTTCCCAACCAGGCAGCCGTGGCCAATCTGGCAGAG CCTCCAAGCGCAGGGAGAGCGAGCGCTCGGCGGACAGTGGGCGTGAAGAGGAGCCCTCCTCCCCTGTGATCGAACCCTCCCCTCCCAGACAAGACAGCCCGCCCCTAAAGGTGGTGCTCGCTCCACCTCCCAAGGAGAACGCCTGGGCCAAGAGGACCACGCTTGTTGGGGGCTCCAGTGAGGGCAAGGCCCGGCCACCGTCTCCCCCAGCAATGGCACACCCCACAGCTCACCAG AGGTCGATCGCAGCAAATAGATACAGTATGCAGCCTTGA